Within the Ciona intestinalis chromosome 13, KH, whole genome shotgun sequence genome, the region ATATACAACTTACCTTCTAAAGTGAAATATCCACAAAACTTGCCGGTTATTCCTATATATCCAATTCAATGCGTTATAGGTCCGTGCTAGTAATTATAATACAAAACCCCCATAAAGGACACAGCACTTTTCACAGGCATTGGTAAATGATTGCCTAAATACCAGGCACGATAAGCATTgcgttttgtttgttcttgctGCTGCCTCACCTGACACTATTTAACTTTCtcataactttaaaactttaattgcccaataaataaaaaaactattttccgCTGCTGTTGTTACTAGAATAAGATAACTTTTAAACTGCCTTTCTGGTGTAAAAACGTAAGATCATTTGGAACCAACGTTTCGTTTGCTAAATTTTACCCCCCCaataaaacctttaaaatttacaaaacaaagaaatttaatgtattattttactGTCACATTCTTCGCTTTAAGAACTGGAAATTCCGGTCTGATCTGGTCTAAGAATGCATTGAATATAGTCAGCCGTAAAGAGGGCTGTGTGGTTTTCGGGTTAGGCCGGTTTTTCGTGCCTGTAGACTTTATTAGTTTCAAGTGCCCTTTATTACGTATAGCCTGCCATAGATGgcacaaaacaacataaagTATTGAACGTACAAGTTTAAGGATCGGCAAAAACAAGTCTAAACGCGTAGGCGCTGCCACAACCCGTATTTTAGAGCATTTTTGCGGTATAGGCTATAGGGGCATGCAGCGTGTACAAGGTTTTACGATTTAATGTATGTAATGTTTGACTCAATAAACGttgcataagaataaataGGTAATAATCTTGAGCAAAAAAATGCAGGAGGGTATATAGGGGTTATACGTGCACATAATGTATGAAAGCAGACACGTATAgacacgcttttatttgacatttttaccCAAGTATAGGTTTTAGCCGCAGCgtctttgctgttttaaacaattaacaatggtctattaAAGTCGTGacgagcatacggttttataattctttgcattttctttttttactaccaaatgcggcaaaaaaatagaacgaaaaggtgtcctgtgttcccccacactactatttATGTACTAAAACCTAATCACAAGGCgtataaaagtaatatatgaACAAATATATCGTATATTCCATTGTAAAGCGACTGTTAGCATAAGGTTTAAGGCAAAATCTCGCATTAGAATATGAACGCCTCCTTTAAGCGCGCGTACGAAGTTAATCATTTGCCGCAAATATTCAAATCTTATACTAGCGAGTTACAATAAACGGTGCAATCTAAATAACTGACACGCGATTATAAAACAACGAAAGAATAAATGCCCATAAACTGTCTTTGGCGTATAgtaatttgaaaattaactcaatttaaaactgtactaGGTGATACATTACACATATTTAATGCCCGGTATACTGTTAGATACGTATCCGTGCCCGGTATATAGTTAGATACGTATCCATGCCTGGTACACTGTTAGATACGTATCCGTGCCCGGTATATAGTTAGATACGTATCCATACCTGGTACACTGCTAGATACATATCCATGCCCGGTATACTGTTTGTTATACATACATGAacctatatactatatactcTTACTTTTAGCGTACCGCGTGTTCACACAAAATACCACGTGTCATAATACACGTCGCAAAATACTGTAATAATCTAAATCAGTGGTTCTTAACATTTTTTAGCACGCCGCAATTTTGTAGCGTCGTGCGACCATATACTTTAAACTAGCAATTTTGTTGCAGATTTTGCTACATTGTTCAAAAATCTTACATACAACCATTTGGGTTGTTAAACGTAAAAAACACGAGTAGGAAAAATTGGACATTACGTTCTAACGGTATCCTTCTTATTCCGAAATATTATACAGTAAGGTGGgtgaacatgggacaccttttcattttattttcttgtcctatttggtagtaaataaagattttttaagaGTTATCAAACTGTATCTTTACGACCCCATAGACaagtgttaattgtttaaaacacgatcaggagatttagatattaagtgctaaaggtgtcccatcttcccccaccctactatacctatTTTACCCTTATTTAAATGACGTACTTTTAACTGGTTGATTCTTTTGTTCCAGCTTTGCTTTACTCAGCACAAATGGAGCCTGACTCAGCAGTTTATGGAGCTCTTCTTGATTTTTCAACAAACGTTGACGAAACAATGACGCTTTGTCTAATTCTTCTAgaaacgtttttaaaaaattagaacaaAATTATTAGAACTTAAAATCGACCGTTTGGAAAACCCCGAAAAGCTATTAAACGTATTTACATCTTTTAAAGGCTTGTCTGTCTGCTTTATTTAACTCCTATACCTTATCCCTAGCTTAGCCTATTGTATGGTGTCTATTATACTGGTAATAGGAACCATACATAATCCTGAAGActtatacaaatttaaatcgTATGTAAGCTAAAACAgctaaatacaatatataaagtattgtggggtgggatactgttagctccaaatcaaatattttctgAACAggttttaacaatcaacaacactcttttagagtcgtgagtatacgattatattattctgtaaatattctttgtgtaccaccaaatggaacggtaacaaagaataaaacataaaccatcttaccccacactactaaataatattatacatacaTAGATACACCtgcatatataacatatactgCCACAAACGCTAAAAAACGCCAACTAAGACTTACTGAAGGCCTTAGCTAAGCTCAAAAACGACATACGGTAAGCGACTTGGGTTAAGTTAAACCGCGGAACTTAAATTATTCATCCAgcctaaaaaagaaaaaagttaagcAGTTGCGCGTTTTGGAGGGCTGGTTAATTTAACGAGAATTAAGCTTTAGAACGTGGTATATAGCATAGCATAGCCCTAttatgtacagtagggtggggaaagatgggacaccttctaactttattttctcgtaccattgagtagtaaacaaagaatattcaaagaattatgaaactgtatcaCAACGACttccaaagaccgttgttaattgattaaaacacgattagaatatttggaaattatgtgctaaaggtgtcccatcttcccccacactataTGTTCCGTTTAAAAAGTGGGTATAATTCGGATGCATAAATAAAGTTACGATATGAATACGAGACAGATAATGTCATGGTAGGCGAAGTGTATAACtcataaaatacttttattttgtttacatttagtGTAGCAATTTATATAGAATGCTAAAAAGACAGTTAGCACTCAATTTTCGAcgtagttttataaataacatctCGTATTTAGGTTTTAGTTAGAAATGTATACAACAGGAAaactaattaaacaattttctattttaaaattttcaatcGTATATTTTGGCCATTAATCACCCCGTGTGTCgtgtttttaatgaatttcGTTTTAACCTCAAACCGTTTTCGTTTTGGGGAATTTCCACCGTTTCATGACGTcagcatattttataaagaatgTGAAATCGTAATATTTGTTCATTGTTATAACAACCCTAATAACAAACAAtgaattgtgacgtaacatatttACCATTGTCGTAAAAGTGACCACAACAGCAGTGACCCTGTTACGTACCTTTAGCGACATCTGCCGGCGAAGTATTTCGAGTATTCCATCGGTTCGAAGTTCCGCGTCTGTTTTCAAATTTTCGTAGAAGGATTGTTTCTTTTAGTGATCGGCGCTGTGGGTCGTTGCGAATGTAACCGCTTATGCGCGGTGTCTGTGTTATAATGGTATGttaatacaccttatgctcactgtcgagttgtaacatgggtgtcttcttgtacaccagacacaaatggtgtattcatacacctcatgctcactgtcaagttataacatgggtgtcttcttatacaccagacacacatggtgtattcatacacctcatgctcactgtcaagttgtaacatgggtgtcttcttgtacaccagacacaaatggtgtattgtatacacatcatgcttactgtcaagttataacatgggtgtcttcttatacaccagacacacatggtgtattcatacacctcatgctcactgtcgagctataacatgggtgtcttatacaccagacacacatgatgtattcatacacctcatgctcactgtcgagttataacatgggtgtcttcttatacatcaaacacacatggtgtattaacTGTCAACATGGTATtggtacataatatatacagcGTAACTAAGAAGtgcaataaaagtaataaattatctgttttatgacgtaactaaCTTACAAAAATCGCTGACTCAGAACGAGTTGACGTCACAGAAGTGGTGGAGAGAATGGACGCATCTGATTGGTCGAAATGATGCTCTATATCTGTGTCGTAATAATTgatattgttacgtaatataacataaattatatattttattaacatgAGTTTGATTCGCAGACGGAAATAATagtcattataaaatatataatataataaatcatagcaggctggggtaagatagaatatgttttcattatgCTACAGACCTACAGTACCAATGGAATTTGTGAATATGGCCTTACGTGATAGTGCTCATGAAGTTGGACTATTTTTGTAACGAAATAACCGTCCAGATTAACTGCTATAAAATACGTAACTGACAAAAATAGAAATCCAACGACGAATGGTAtaatataagagatatatttCGTCTAAATGGCATAGTTAGTCACCTATATTTAGATGATACATAACTATATtgaatttagttaaaatatactTACTTGACTCAAAATCACACTCATTATTTCCGCTTTCTTCCAGCGATATGTCTTTCATCACTCTTTAGTCCTTTAAACTCGTATATTCCATGGCCCAGAGctcatttaaacaaatcaCATATACACCTAAATCCATAAGATCTCTAAAATACAAAGCATAGTTTCAGCGTAGCGCAAACTGTATTCAAAACATGCGCTTTTATAATGAACGTTTACAAAATTCCAATCACGCTAGAAAGTATATGCTTCACACAGGTCTAAGACAATAACGTCTTAGATATTAAACCCCAAGTACCGACTGAACAAAAGGGCGACTTTTTCTGTGAGCTCTTTACACCTTAGTGACTTTTCTGTGTAAATATTGAAGTAAAACCAACACCTAGTCGCGGTTAACTTGTATTTGTGCGGTTACTGGTTGCTAATACAACGTTTAAAACAGCGGGGTATGTTTTACGACCTAAAACGATCGTTAAAACGATTGCGTTTCGTTGGTGTAACGTTTTTTATTCGTTTACATAACAGTTTTAAAGCTAAGAAGCGACTTAACTGTATGGCCCTTTGATGTGGGTATTCTtaaattgtatagtagggtgggggaagacgggacactttagcgcataatatccaaatatcctaatcgtgttttaaacaattaacaacggtctatgagagtcgtgaggatacgtttttataattcgttgaatgttctttgtttactaccatatgggaCAAGAAAGCAGAATGAAACGGTAACCGATCtaacccaccctactatatatttcatacagaGTAAAAGGTTAAACAATACtgctttttttattctttggtagtaaacaaagcatatttacaaaatcatGCGCCCGTATCCTCACGTCTCTAAACGACCAttctttattgttaaaaacacgtttataaaacatgggatattatgtgctaacggtatccatcttaccccgcagtactatacaCTGTATATTGTAGTTTTCCAATACTTAATAACGCAAAAGAAGATTAGCGCAAATCGATAGTATGACCGTTTACAAAACTGTTACAACTTACTGTGTTATATAACCTTGTACTTTAAATCTATCTTACTCTGACCACTTTAGGTTTAATCCTTATATAACCTACCTAGTTGTCTTACAGCAATAAACTCCCTTGGTGTAAAAGGTCAAGTATATCCAGACATAAGCTTGCAACCAAGCATGAAGTACAAGGAAAACACGACCAAAGTTACTCTGCTGCGCTAGACACGCTTCAGAGGTAAAAAAAGGACGACTGGCTTGCCGAAGGCGCCGTCTCGACACAGCAGCGCAATTTGCGACCCGACATGCAGTTACGCGTGTTTACAagctattattacgtcataaacaccGCCCATTGTTAACACAGACGCGAGCAGCGGTTCCAATTCTCACACAACTAATACCTACCTGGTAtattatactgtggggtaaaatagaaaccgttagcacataaagtTCCACATTTCCTAACCgtggttttaacaaataatacttttaacaattaatagtcgcaaggatacggttatatatttcattgaatgtttttttttgtatactaCATGTACCGTATTACCCCGAgccattatatagtaggttggggtcaGATGGTacaatattttcattctcttcttacgtccaaaaaaaaaaaaataataatttacagaaatatataaccgtacccCTACGACcctaaaagaacgttgttaatttttaaaaacacgatcagaaaatacgGAATATTAaatgctaacagtatccaacttaccccacagtactataccatGTATAGCTAgtggtaaataaattaatcacCGCCTTTGATAATATTGGTCCTTACAAAGCTAACTAAAGTAAACGAGCTTTTACCTAGAGTTAAATATTAACGTACATTTAAACTGGCATGCCCCAGCACGTTTATAGATACATGTCGATATCTCTAAGCATTCGCGCGACCCTTTTGAAAAAGCATTGTTAgcacattatgacgtcacaatcgccaAGTTCATCGTCTATTGTGGCGTAACCATTATAGTCACGCGCGAGCGCACTGTAGCGGCTACTAgagtaaaaacaaacttttttgggTTCAACGATTTTTAACTGGTCGTCTTTctctatttttttcataacagttttaacgactgtcattttgttgTGTgccttttcgttgttttaataatgtgACCGAATGGGACGGATCCCcacaccccactatataatcttcgctatcgtattcgaaaaAATAAGTAACCAATTATATTACGTTAATTCTGAAGTGGTTTAGGCTTCGTCTTATTATAAGAGCTTAACCATAGTTTATTCTTACACTGTAGCAACTGTAGGCTAGTTACACAAACTTTTCTAAATAACAACCAATACTTTGCATTCATtctaaacaagttttaaagcCAAAGTAATATACTAGCTACGcctatactttaaaaaaaaatgaaatcacccacaaagccacgtacgtggtaactcatacgCGGCACttgttgtatgaaacagaacacccgtgttataacgaccgcaTTTgcccacgtatgtaactttgtaggaaCTTGAGCAAACACTCACACAttcaataaatgtttgttCTGTGTATATCTTACTTACTTACCTAAATAAACCACTAAAATAAAACGgcacaagaaaaaaacatagtaaaattccaaaacaaacaatttttacaaaaaaaatatgttttagtaaaattatttaaacagataTACAATACTTACAAAcatatagtgctgtggggtaagatgggacacatttatcacatagtattcaaatattctgattgtgttttaaacaattaacaatggtctatgtaagtcgtaaggatacagttttataattctttgaatgttttttctttactaccaaatgagacaaaaaatagaatgaaaaggtgtcccatgttcccccacactactgtaaTAATTGATTAAACGGtcttaaaacacatttgtgtATTGGacatgtttataataaatgtacAAATAAGTTTACTCATATTTAAACCCCTTTATTGCAATTGGAATTTGAAACCACattaattcttttaaatttggCACAatgtctatgacatcacaatcactaTTATCACTGTCACAATCTAAACTGTCGGTTGATAAAACAGCTTCAAGAATTTCTTCGGTTGATAAATTGAGAGCTTTAGAACGAATGTTAGATGATTTTAACGAGAAATGTTTAGATTCTGAACAGTTAGTTTTTAATGAGTCACAATTAGAGCAGTTTGATGACACGGCAGTTTTTGTAGCGTTGGAGTTTGGTGTGGTTGTAGTTTTATCTAAATCCTGAAAAAAGAACAGATAGAACATGAATCACAAGGCTAAATATTCCCATATATCATAgcatgccttgctgtaggactttacccatgtagaatagaagataaaaacaaaaaaataaaaatcctatGGTCACTTGAACCAAGttgtaagcaagcatgaggcgtataaaacagaaaacccatgttataacaactgttgttgccccaccccTTCAAGGGTAagtgagttacattcattcattcaaaacatCACCTTATTAGTTTTAGATTTTTCTCGCTTGTAAAAAACGACGCTGTTTTCTTTGTCGCATTCAAGCTTAAGTTTCCCAGCGTAAGTTGCGATTGCACCATCTATGTCACAAGGAGGCAATATAGAGCtacaaaagttaatattaaactgGTGAACCATTTTTTTCTCAGGGTACCTGGAATGTATGGAAGTATGCTATTATTctgtttataaatgtaaatactaGTGTCTAAATACTAAATAGTAATAGAcgtaaattttttaattttacacaaaatctggggtgacattgttaaaataaagttacactcatagttgtcaaacatagggaacctcattgattaatgtggtgaatgcaatatactttggctctgcttgtttgtatatacacataacagcagggtaaaatctggggtgacattgttaaaatgcagttacacacatagttgtcaaacacaggaaacctcattgattaatgtggtgaatgcaatatactttggttctgcttgtttgtatagacacctaacagcagggtaaaatctggggtaacattgttaaaatacagttacactcatagttgtcaaacatggggaacctcattgattaatgtggtgaatgcaatatactttggctctgcttgtttgtatagacacctaacagcagggtaaaactgatttttgttgcaaaacttaataaaaacatgtgtAAATACTGGTTTCTGGCTTAGCATCTAAGCAAAAACTTACACATAATTAGGCCAAGGTACAAGACCACAATCCGCTGCAGTTTTTTCGCATTTGATAAAGAAATGGGTTTTAGTTAATATTGATTTTCCTTGCATGTCCAACCCAGACTGcaccattttaaaacaaagtcttCGAGAGAATGAATCCAAAGTTGGAACCTTGAATGTCTCACAGGATTGTGACAAGTATTcttgaaatgtaaaaaatacaaaaataatatatttattctcaaagttatatacgtggtaactcgtaagcagcacgagatgtatgaaacataacacctgtgttataatgactgtcgttgccccgccatgcaaggataaataagttacatatgtgataacttgtaagcgagcatgaggtgtttaaatagaacacctgtgttataacgactgtcgttgcccagcaatgcaaagataaataagttacaatcgtCCATTTATTACCTCCAGACTTTCTTATTGTTATTGAAAACATATCCTTCGTTGAGAAAGGTGTGGaaccaaatagaacgagagCTTCAACCGCATTACATTCAACGGCAAGTTTCACAAATTGAGCAATTTTATCAATCGATTGTAAAATTTCTTCACACTTTTTAAGTTCTGctgtttcttttttctttctgtaaaaaaagagaattaaTTAATCTACAGAATTAAGTAGGCATGAAGTGTAGGTTCACTTTAgtgtgtaaaaaaaagatgCCCATATGTAtagcttgacagtgagcatgagattaCTGTTAGACAAATGTGTTAAGATGTATGATAagagccatgttataacacaccatgtgtgtcaggtgtataagaagacagccatgttataaattaacagtgagcatgaggtgtatgaatacaccatgtgtgtctggtgtataagaagatacccatgttataattcgacagtgagcatgaggtgtatgaatacaccatgtgtgtctggtgtacaagaagacactcatgttataactggacagtgagcacgaggtgtatgaatacaccatgtgtgtctggtgtacaagaagacactcatgttataactggacagtgagcatgaggtgtatgaatacaccatgtgtgtctggtgtataagaagatacccatgttataattcgacagtgagcatgaggtgtatgaatacaccatgtgtgtatggtgtataagaagacatccatgttataacttgacagtgagcatgaggtgtatgaatacaccatgtgagtctggtgtataagaagacacccatgttacaacttgacagtgggcataaggtgtatgagtataccatgtgtgtttgatgTACAACGTGTactcccatgttataactagaaAGAAAAAGGCAGTCATACTTACTTTAACCAATTCTTATCACCATTTCCAATATCTTTAGACGATTCTAttagaaatacaaaaaacattattcatattaacatatacaaaaaatgacaTCTTTTTTTACACACATAAGTGACATAAACATG harbors:
- the LOC100178824 gene encoding uncharacterized protein LOC100178824 isoform X2, producing MEIPLSSEKNVKLVSTRLICDYIQLLLYQRCQIPEPVQLIRRKLQKKSSKDIGNGDKNWLKKKKETAELKKCEEILQSIDKIAQFVKLAVECNAVEALVLFGSTPFSTKDMFSITIRKSGEYLSQSCETFKVPTLDSFSRRLCFKMVQSGLDMQGKSILTKTHFFIKCEKTAADCGLVPWPNYVSILPPCDIDGAIATYAGKLKLECDKENSVVFYKREKSKTNKDLDKTTTTPNSNATKTAVSSNCSNCDSLKTNCSESKHFSLKSSNIRSKALNLSTEEILEAVLSTDSLDCDSDNSDCDVIDIVPNLKELMWFQIPIAIKGFKYE
- the LOC100178824 gene encoding uncharacterized protein LOC100178824 isoform X1, coding for MEIPLSSEKNVKLVSTRLICDYIQLLLYQRCQIPEPVQLIRRKLQKKSSKDIGNGDKNWLKKKKETAELKKCEEILQSIDKIAQFVKLAVECNAVEALVLFGSTPFSTKDMFSITIRKSGEYLSQSCETFKVPTLDSFSRRLCFKMVQSGLDMQGKSILTKTHFFIKCEKTAADCGLVPWPNYVYPEKKMVHQFNINFCSSILPPCDIDGAIATYAGKLKLECDKENSVVFYKREKSKTNKDLDKTTTTPNSNATKTAVSSNCSNCDSLKTNCSESKHFSLKSSNIRSKALNLSTEEILEAVLSTDSLDCDSDNSDCDVIDIVPNLKELMWFQIPIAIKGFKYE